The nucleotide window TTTCGCTGAATTTGTAGGAACTTTCATACTAATACTATTCGGAGATGGTGCTATAGTAGCCTCAACACTAAGTAGCCAACCCAGTTTCGGATTTATTATGGTAAGCTGGGGATTTGGAATAGTGTTAGCGATTTATGCTGTTGGTCCAATTAGCGGAGCTCATATAAACCCTAATGTAACGTTAGCGTTTGCTGTAACTAAGCGTATTAAGTGGGTTGATGTGATTCCTTACATCGTTTTCCAGATTTTAGGGGCTGCTGCAGCTACAAGCGTATTATTGGTATGGTGGGGAGATGTAATAACCAGAATAGATCCCCCACCTTTTCTATACGCTGATATAGGAGCGGCTTTCTTTACTCAATATCCTGAGCCCGGTTTTTGGCCTCAATACTGGCCTAAAAGCTATTTACCTAACGTTAGTAGCGCAGGTATTTTATACTCTCAAGTAAATCAAATATTTCCCTTATGGAAGGGAGCCTTTGCTGAGGCATTAATGACCTTTTTGTTACTGTTGATAGTAGTAGCAGTTACGGATCCAGATTCACCCTTCTATAGCCAGTCATTAGCTCCGTGGGCAATAGGTATTGGATATGTAATGCCCTTCTTACTTTTCGAAGCTCAGTTAACGGGAGGGATGATAAATGAGGCTAGAAGTTGGGGACCTATGCTTGCTTTATATCTATTCGGTTATAGAACTGGTGCATTTAACTTTAGGGGAGAGTACTTCTATGTTTATGGTATTCCAGATTTTATAGGGGGCATACTTGGAGCTCTGTTCTGGGACCATGTATTAAAGCCTTATCTTAGGTTCGTAAAAAACATTAACAAAAAGTAGTGATTTTTATCAGTATAATAATAAGACTTTTTTTAACTCAGTTCTATGCTTAGCAGTTTATGTTTTTCTCTTACGTTTAAACAATTTCTTTATCTCTCCAGATGCTTGGTAAATACTTTTTATCAATCTAGCAATTCTCTTGGCCCCTAGGTTTAAACCCGTGAAGTACTTGAGCAAGAGAACAACCAACAAGGAAAAAGCCTTCAAAATTATAAAACCCTTGTTCCTAAACCAAGTTAAGAAAGAGCTCTTCTCCATACCCAAGGCCTTAAGCTCCCTAATCAAAACCTCGATATCCCGTCTATTCTCCCGACTAGTGATAATATCCTCTCAGTATCATTAAGGTTAGTGGAGAAGAAGTACCTCTTACCCAAACCCTTATAATCCTCCACTACAAGCAATTTTATGGGAATACCTTGGTATTCCACAAGGTATTTCCCTTTGGGGAACTCACCAACTGGCACGTGTCTGCCACCCTCGACAAGACGTGAGTTAGCCTTGAGTTCCTATATAGGTTTTATTAGTCGGGGAGAGTAATACTCTCCTCGGCTGGGGAAACATGGTCGAGACACTATCTGAAGCAAAGTCTTCGGGTGGGGGCGTGACTCACCCCTACCGTCGGACTGAACATTATGATAAAATTCACGGATATAGGCATTACATGCCATGCCTCTAACAAGCCTACGTTTGCAACCGTAGGAGGTGTGACAAAGAGGTAGGGGTAATAGGAATAGATATATCAAAGGATCACCTAATTACAAGTAGGGGGAGGGTGAGAAGATACGAGAACAACTTGAAGGGTTATGAGGAAATCCTCAAGATGAAACCTTGTACAATAGTCCTAGAGCCTACCGGAGTATACGCAATAAGATCTAGCCAATACTTCAAGGAGAAAGGAATAAAAGTACTACAAGTAAGCCCAAACATGTTATCAAGAGAAAAGGAGTTTAGGGGAAAGAAAACAGATTTTTACGATGCTGAAAAATTAGAAAACATGGTTGATAAGGCAAAGGAATATGAGTATAACCCCTTAAGAGAACTAGTAACACTTTACCTCTTCCTCAATGACATAGAAGTAAACTACAGGAACAGGCTAAAGAGGCACTATTCCTAGTAAGCGACAACAACAAGATAAGCAAGGAAAGGTTAGAAAAACTCGCAATGGGT belongs to Saccharolobus solfataricus and includes:
- a CDS encoding MIP/aquaporin family protein, coding for MSVVLKDSLWRYFAEFVGTFILILFGDGAIVASTLSSQPSFGFIMVSWGFGIVLAIYAVGPISGAHINPNVTLAFAVTKRIKWVDVIPYIVFQILGAAAATSVLLVWWGDVITRIDPPPFLYADIGAAFFTQYPEPGFWPQYWPKSYLPNVSSAGILYSQVNQIFPLWKGAFAEALMTFLLLLIVVAVTDPDSPFYSQSLAPWAIGIGYVMPFLLFEAQLTGGMINEARSWGPMLALYLFGYRTGAFNFRGEYFYVYGIPDFIGGILGALFWDHVLKPYLRFVKNINKK